Proteins encoded in a region of the Triplophysa dalaica isolate WHDGS20190420 chromosome 10, ASM1584641v1, whole genome shotgun sequence genome:
- the si:dkey-222p3.1 gene encoding V-set domain-containing T-cell activation inhibitor 1 — protein MIINKKTVMKSWLSICYILLFIDDVSLQKTVEGFVGSSAVLSCHYNKKLQDLTAHWRYNDIKNVYDIQEGRGSAREQHQEYTGRVQAFSHEFVKGNFSLKIENLRLTDAGTYCCYIIDTNYQECTDLSVKVKPRETRTKSEEKSERMNHGVDIKADEIVALLIPLLSMIIPLCI, from the exons ATGATTATTAATAAGAAGACCGTGATGAAAAG ttGGTTGAGCATTTGTTACATTTTGCTGTTTATTGATGATG TGTCTCTACAGAAAACAGTTGAGGGTTTTGTTGGAAGTTCTGCAGTGTTGTCCTGTCACTACAATAAAAAATTGCAAGACCTGACGGCACATTGGAGATATAATGACATCAAGAATGTTTATGACATACAAGAAGGCAGAGGGTCGGCTAGGGAGCAGCACCAGGAATACACGGGCAGAGTTCAGGCATTTTCTCACGAATTTGTAAAAGGCAACTTCTCCCTCAAAATTGAGAATCTTCGACTCACTGATGCAGGAACATACTGCTGTTACATTATTGACACAAATTACCAGGAATGCACAGATCTTAGTGTTAAAG tAAAACCACGTGAAACAAGAACCAAAAGCGAAGAAAAATCTGAAAGAATGAACCACGGAGTTGACATAAAAGCAGATGAAATAGTAGCACTTTTAATTCCATTGTTATCTATGATTATTCCTCTCTGCATTTGA